From a single Bdellovibrionales bacterium CG10_big_fil_rev_8_21_14_0_10_45_34 genomic region:
- a CDS encoding serine protease/subtilase, with product MKQHLSRRAIKAIAYSSALAFLTVAGVSLLTSHDSIDFDLYGEARLMSLSNPTQINSKPKDVESLVLLNDPAISRNWGLAGTDGKADISVFKAWNISKGSKDIVVGIIDTGIDIHHPDLKDNLWVNQGEVGLDKNGKDKRTNGIDDDNNGCIDDVHGCNFITGRGDVEDRHGHGCSIAGIVGAKGGNGIGISGVSPEVSLMVLKYYDPTSRGNDNLKNTIKAIDYAVRMNAKIINYSGGGLEKSDEEYSAIKRAQQKGILFVAAAGNEYSNSDQAPYYPANYGLDNIISVTAIDPKTKVLTSSNFGENTVDIAAPGEQIYSTLPGGKYGAMTGTSQATAFVTGVAALIMANNKHFDYKQVKKQILSTADFESNMKGKTRTSGKLNSFAALAIQPNISVTGLPVNLAPLLPREENSEIAAIGGLVPETTSPINSLSPILEALSRKPANN from the coding sequence ATGAAACAGCATCTTTCAAGACGAGCTATTAAGGCCATAGCCTACTCTTCAGCTTTGGCATTTCTGACTGTGGCTGGGGTTTCACTTTTGACTTCGCACGATAGTATTGATTTTGACCTGTATGGTGAAGCTCGGCTCATGAGCCTTTCAAACCCCACCCAGATCAACTCAAAACCAAAAGATGTAGAGTCTCTTGTACTTCTTAATGATCCTGCAATCTCGCGAAACTGGGGCCTTGCTGGAACAGATGGTAAAGCAGATATTTCTGTATTCAAAGCCTGGAATATTTCAAAAGGCTCGAAAGACATCGTGGTTGGCATTATCGACACGGGCATAGACATTCATCACCCAGATTTAAAAGACAATCTTTGGGTTAACCAAGGCGAAGTAGGTCTTGATAAAAACGGCAAAGACAAGAGAACTAACGGAATTGACGATGATAACAACGGCTGTATTGATGATGTTCATGGTTGTAACTTCATCACCGGGCGAGGCGACGTTGAGGATCGTCATGGTCATGGCTGCAGCATCGCAGGAATTGTCGGCGCCAAGGGCGGTAATGGTATTGGAATTAGCGGGGTTTCACCCGAGGTGAGCCTAATGGTACTTAAATACTACGATCCTACTAGTCGCGGAAATGACAATTTGAAGAACACTATTAAGGCTATTGACTATGCTGTTCGTATGAATGCGAAAATCATCAACTACTCCGGCGGCGGGCTTGAAAAGAGTGATGAGGAATATAGCGCCATCAAGCGAGCTCAACAAAAAGGTATCCTTTTTGTTGCTGCGGCGGGGAACGAATACTCCAACTCAGATCAAGCACCTTACTATCCAGCAAACTACGGTCTAGACAACATCATTTCAGTAACGGCTATCGACCCTAAGACAAAGGTTCTTACGAGTAGCAACTTTGGTGAAAACACAGTTGATATTGCAGCGCCAGGCGAACAGATTTACTCCACTTTGCCAGGGGGCAAGTATGGTGCGATGACTGGCACCTCTCAGGCCACAGCATTTGTAACAGGCGTTGCCGCTCTGATTATGGCCAACAACAAACACTTTGATTACAAACAAGTGAAGAAGCAAATTCTCTCGACGGCAGACTTTGAGTCGAACATGAAAGGAAAGACACGAACTTCTGGCAAACTGAATTCCTTTGCTGCCTTAGCCATTCAACCAAATATTTCAGTAACGGGCCTTCCGGTCAACTTAGCGCCGCTGCTGCCTCGTGAAGAGAATAGCGAAATTGCAGCCATTGGCGGACTTGTACCCGAGACAACGAGTCCGATCAATTCTCTTTCACCCATACTCGAAGCCCTGAGCAGAAAACCCGCGAATAACTAA
- a CDS encoding PAP2 family protein — protein MTLLVTSLETVKSVGVGVLILKSFRKLKCRFRWQLCLSLFSSFVATSAIASFSEFAEKHITQPYRDGFDTHGLLIAGGGLLGVAATQTQDYNWRADWANYNRMSHQTARVGDYLGMGLMAAVVGGAQLLWDNENAIHHIEALAHTFVVTSILKQISNRARPASSNHHSMPSGHTSIVFATASHLAYAYGWKAAIPAYLAATFVAASRWSDDAHWLSDTVGGAGVGIFFGRATYLDAEHDDSPEVWLHWINQGPFVSVKFPTPF, from the coding sequence GTGACACTTTTAGTGACTTCTTTAGAGACAGTAAAATCCGTTGGTGTAGGCGTTTTGATACTAAAATCATTTCGCAAATTAAAGTGTAGGTTTCGATGGCAATTGTGTCTCTCCCTATTTTCATCTTTCGTTGCAACTTCCGCAATTGCTAGTTTCTCAGAGTTCGCGGAGAAACACATTACCCAACCTTATCGAGATGGCTTCGATACTCACGGTTTACTCATTGCCGGCGGAGGCTTACTGGGAGTCGCCGCAACTCAAACGCAAGATTACAATTGGCGGGCTGATTGGGCTAACTACAATCGAATGAGCCATCAGACTGCGCGTGTTGGCGACTACTTGGGCATGGGACTTATGGCTGCTGTAGTAGGTGGAGCGCAGCTGCTGTGGGATAACGAAAATGCTATTCATCATATCGAGGCTCTCGCTCATACCTTCGTAGTAACAAGTATTTTGAAACAAATCAGCAATCGCGCTCGTCCAGCAAGTTCGAATCATCACAGCATGCCATCGGGTCATACATCTATCGTGTTTGCGACAGCCTCACACTTGGCGTATGCGTACGGTTGGAAGGCGGCTATTCCCGCCTATCTTGCAGCAACATTTGTGGCTGCATCAAGATGGAGCGATGATGCTCATTGGCTCAGTGATACCGTGGGTGGCGCCGGAGTCGGAATCTTTTTTGGCAGAGCCACTTACTTAGACGCCGAACACGATGATAGCCCTGAGGTTTGGCTCCACTGGATCAACCAGGGGCCATTTGTCTCCGTGAAGTTTCCCACCCCTTTTTAG